Genomic window (Candidatus Poribacteria bacterium):
ATGAACTGATCCTGCGCATCTTTCGGATGGGTGGGTTCGTGTCTTAACGGTGCGCCATGAACTTCCTATCGCCAACTGCATTTCTGCTATTCGGTCTCGCGGCACCAATTGTAGCGCTTTATATCCTCAAATTACGTCGCCGCCGCGAACCTGTGTCCACCCTACTGTTTTGGGAACAGATCTTCAGAGAGAAACAGACAACATCCCTGTTTCAAAAATTGAAGCATCTGTTGTCGCTTTTGCTGCAGCTGCTATTCCTCGCACTTTTAGTCCTTGCGCTTGCCCGACCACAATTTGCCTTCATGACCAAGTCGGCACGGCAGATTATTCTGATTATTGATCATTCGGCGAGTTGGAATCCGCCAAGCAGGAGGCATTGCGGATGGTAGATAACCTCCGCTTTATCGACGAAATGATGGTGGTCAGCTGCCACACCCAACCCACAATTCATAGCCCGTTCACCAATCATCAGAAATCGCTACGTGGCGCGATTGAGTCGATTGTCCCCACAGATGTGAAAACAGACCTCCAGCCCGCGTTGGCGGTTGCCCATTCTGTGGCGCAGACCAAACCCAATCCAGAGATTATCGTCCTCAGCGATTTTCATCAAATTCCCGACACACTTCTCGCACAGCGGGATAACCCTGATGCCCAACTTTCAGATGCGAAGGTGCGCCTTTTGTCAGTTAATCTTGGCGAGGAGGAGAATGTCGGAATCACACAGTTTCGCGTGCGGAAAAGTCTGGTCAATGCCTTTGATTACCAAACCTTGTTGACAGTTCTCAATGCGTCAGTCGAGGAAAAGTCCTTCAACGTTGAACTTTACCTCAACGACGCGCTGCTTGATGTCCGTCCTTACACCCTCGCGCCCGGCGAGAGCAAATCCGAACTCTTTACCAACTTTACGATGGAAGGTGGTAAACTAAAAGCTGTGCTAGATGTAGAAGACGCGCTATCTACCGACAACGTTGCTTATGCTGCGCTGCCAAAACGTGAACAAATCGCTGTCCTACTTGTCACGCCGGACAACCCATTCCTCGAAAATGCGCTCGCTGTTGATGAAAAATTGGATCTGACCGTCGTTGCTCCCGACCAATACGACCCCGGTGCGGTAGAATATGAGGTTATCATTTTTGACCGTTATAATCCGCCGACGCTTGGTGATGGCAACTATATGCTCATCTACCCTCCAAAAGCAGGAGCGATTTGGCAGATCGGCGAATCGCTGGAGACCCCAATCATTACAGAGTGGGAGCGTGACCACCTGATTCTACGCCACGTTCATTTGGATAATGTCCAGATAACCGAAGCGTATCAGGTCCAAGTCCCGGCTACGGCGAATGTACTTGTCCGTTCATTTGAAGATCCGTTGCTGATTGTTGAGGAGAGTCAGAATCGAAGAATCGTTTTTGTTGCTACTGACACCCTAAAATCTGACCTGCCCTTGCGTATCGCTTTTCCGCTGATCGTTGCGAATACGATCCAGTGGTTTCAGGGAAAATCGGACATTGAAGAATATCACCTCCAGACAGGAGAGGTACTGAAAAAGCAGATCGACGAAGCCTCCGCAATTGAAAGCGTCACGATCACGGGACCGACAGGTGGGTCGTGGGAGATACCTGTTGAAAAGGGTGAACTGCTCTTTGATGAAACCTCAGTGGCGGGCTTCTATGAACTAAAAATTGGTGAAGGTGAAGAGGTCTGGGCGGTCAATTTGACCGATATGGCAGAATCACAAATCCACGCGGCAGAAGGAGTGGAGGATCTATTGGAGGAGGAAGAGGTTGTATTAGGAGGTGCTGCGCTCTTGCATTATCCGCCGTGGATTTATCTAGTTTTGATCGCGGTGCTGTTAAGTGCTGTCGAATGGTTTCTATATCAACGGAGGCGAATAGACTAATATGGAAATTGCCCGCCCCTTCGCACTTCTGCTACTTTTGCTGATACCTTTCCTCTATTATGGTTATCGTCGAAGCCTCGTCGATCTTTCGCTGCCGCAACGCATCGTCAGCCTGATTCTACGAGCCCTAATTATCGTACTGCTCATCTGCAGCCTCGCCGGTGTTCAATATCTAACGTCCGGTGGAAAAGTGGCGGTCATTTTCCTTGCCGATATTTCAGATAGTATCTCAGGGGAGGGATTAAAGGAGGCGCAGCGTTATATTGATGAAGCGATGGATAACCGAAGCGACCAGCAAGTTGGTGTGATGGCTTTCACAGGGAAGACACAGGTGATTCGGGAATTTCAATCGAAATCCGATGAGACGTTGGATCTCGCTGAAATCAAGGGGTATTGGCTTGATGAAGACGAAAAAGCAGGGGCTGTCACAAACATCGCTCAAGCGATTGAAACAGCGTGGGGCATTTTTCCCGCAGATGCCAACAAACGCATTGTCCTGATCAGCGACGGCGTTGAGACGCACGGTGATGTGCTGCGTGCCGGATTGCGCGGGAAAGCCTTTGGGGTACAG
Coding sequences:
- a CDS encoding VWA domain-containing protein, yielding MVDNLRFIDEMMVVSCHTQPTIHSPFTNHQKSLRGAIESIVPTDVKTDLQPALAVAHSVAQTKPNPEIIVLSDFHQIPDTLLAQRDNPDAQLSDAKVRLLSVNLGEEENVGITQFRVRKSLVNAFDYQTLLTVLNASVEEKSFNVELYLNDALLDVRPYTLAPGESKSELFTNFTMEGGKLKAVLDVEDALSTDNVAYAALPKREQIAVLLVTPDNPFLENALAVDEKLDLTVVAPDQYDPGAVEYEVIIFDRYNPPTLGDGNYMLIYPPKAGAIWQIGESLETPIITEWERDHLILRHVHLDNVQITEAYQVQVPATANVLVRSFEDPLLIVEESQNRRIVFVATDTLKSDLPLRIAFPLIVANTIQWFQGKSDIEEYHLQTGEVLKKQIDEASAIESVTITGPTGGSWEIPVEKGELLFDETSVAGFYELKIGEGEEVWAVNLTDMAESQIHAAEGVEDLLEEEEVVLGGAALLHYPPWIYLVLIAVLLSAVEWFLYQRRRID
- a CDS encoding BatA domain-containing protein gives rise to the protein MNFLSPTAFLLFGLAAPIVALYILKLRRRREPVSTLLFWEQIFREKQTTSLFQKLKHLLSLLLQLLFLALLVLALARPQFAFMTKSARQIILIIDHSASWNPPSRRHCGW